In Phycisphaeraceae bacterium, one DNA window encodes the following:
- a CDS encoding potassium channel family protein, which yields MQTIFRHYLDWCRARRGLSYALLTVLLFLVTSLSQLGEATGLLLFMKLALTCVTGLALITVSNGAILAILALLLASINLISLWWPASTEFESIRLPVDLAGSLFFVLVVIGMIRFMVEDGHGVWARLSAAVAGYLVAIWFFAGLYGQVLSGNPMAWSPNHEAAAAGSSAAAVFFSVVTQTTVGYGDYVPISGGMRAIAMAQAMFGVLYLAVAIARLVGLPASERSIGREGD from the coding sequence ATGCAAACGATTTTTCGTCATTACCTGGATTGGTGTCGTGCGAGACGAGGGCTGAGTTATGCGCTGCTTACGGTGCTGTTGTTTTTGGTGACCTCACTTTCACAACTCGGGGAAGCCACAGGACTGCTGCTGTTTATGAAGCTGGCTCTGACGTGTGTAACAGGACTGGCACTGATTACTGTCAGCAATGGTGCGATTCTGGCGATTCTGGCGCTGTTGCTGGCGTCGATCAATCTGATCAGTCTGTGGTGGCCAGCATCGACTGAGTTCGAGAGCATCAGGTTGCCTGTTGATCTCGCGGGGTCGTTGTTTTTTGTGCTGGTGGTGATCGGCATGATCCGGTTCATGGTTGAGGACGGGCATGGGGTGTGGGCGAGGCTGTCGGCGGCGGTGGCTGGGTATCTTGTGGCAATCTGGTTTTTCGCGGGGTTGTATGGCCAGGTCCTGTCGGGTAATCCGATGGCGTGGTCGCCGAATCATGAGGCTGCGGCGGCTGGGTCAAGTGCGGCGGCGGTTTTTTTTAGCGTCGTGACTCAGACGACGGTGGGGTATGGCGATTATGTTCCGATCTCAGGTGGGATGCGGGCGATCGCGATGGCACAGGCGATGTTTGGAGTACTTTACCTGGCGGTGGCGATCGCACGGTTGGTGGGTTTGCCTGCGAGCGAGAGATCCATCGGGCGTGAGGGGGATTGA